From Planctomycetota bacterium, the proteins below share one genomic window:
- a CDS encoding sugar phosphate isomerase/epimerase family protein, which translates to MNAAFTERLGVCSWSLRPGSPADLCEAVRACGLARVQLALDPIRSGQWDEDATVRALRDAGIIVVSGMIAMHGEDYSTLESIRRTGGVRQDALWGDNFRATEANAALAQRLGLSLVTFHAGFLPHDLTPERRTMVDRVRQLAQLFASRGVRLALETGQETAETLIDVLQSVNASLPTRWQVGVNFDPANMILYGMGDPIDALRMLRSHARQVHAKDATVATTPGEWGTEVPVGAGQVDWREFAHVLRGFEGSVIIEREAGETRVEDVRRAAEVLRQTARAVASEGGS; encoded by the coding sequence ATGAACGCCGCGTTCACTGAGCGTCTGGGCGTGTGCTCGTGGTCGCTGCGACCGGGGTCGCCGGCGGACCTGTGCGAGGCCGTGCGGGCCTGCGGGCTTGCGCGCGTGCAGCTCGCTCTTGACCCGATCCGGTCCGGGCAGTGGGACGAGGACGCCACCGTCCGCGCGCTCCGCGACGCCGGCATCATCGTCGTCTCGGGCATGATCGCCATGCACGGCGAGGACTACTCAACCCTCGAGAGCATCCGGCGCACCGGCGGCGTCCGCCAGGACGCCCTCTGGGGCGACAACTTCCGCGCGACCGAGGCCAACGCCGCCCTGGCCCAGCGATTGGGGCTCTCGCTCGTGACCTTCCACGCGGGCTTTCTCCCGCACGATCTCACCCCCGAACGCCGCACGATGGTCGACCGAGTCCGCCAACTCGCCCAGCTCTTCGCGTCGCGCGGCGTGCGTCTGGCGCTCGAGACGGGCCAGGAGACGGCCGAAACGCTGATCGACGTGCTGCAGTCCGTGAACGCGTCGCTGCCCACGCGCTGGCAGGTCGGGGTCAACTTTGATCCGGCGAACATGATCCTGTACGGGATGGGCGATCCGATCGACGCGCTGCGCATGCTCCGGTCGCACGCGCGCCAGGTGCACGCAAAGGACGCGACCGTGGCGACTACGCCCGGGGAGTGGGGGACCGAGGTGCCCGTCGGCGCCGGGCAGGTCGATTGGCGTGAGTTCGCGCACGTGCTGCGAGGATTCGAGGGGTCGGTCATCATCGAACGCGAGGCCGGCGAGACCCGCGTCGAGGACGTGCGCCGCGCGGCCGAGGTGCTGCGACAGACGGCCCGCGCCGTGGCGTCGGAGGGCGGTTCGTGA
- a CDS encoding Gfo/Idh/MocA family oxidoreductase — MSIRIGVVGMGFMGQTHARAVGTVPGARLAATCDHQGERRRGSGSVAGNLNTGGAFDAGEAVAFERPDDLFASGLVDAAVIATPTDTHVDLATRALRAGLDVLVEKPVALHAEQIAALIEERDRARRLAIPAMCMRFWPGWPLLREVVRDGRFGALRALRLARLGSRPEWSDFYRDESRCGGAIFDLHVHDADFVLHLLGRPREVVCVGTHDHVAAMYRYDDTAMVVLAEGGWMPSSGRGFRMRYGAEFERATIEFDLSRTPTVAVTSDGQTTSPDLPAGSGYELQMAHFVACVQARREGRPVPEHPTLEDSVAVTTMIHAKRESLRRGAGFAL, encoded by the coding sequence GTGAGCATCCGGATCGGCGTCGTCGGCATGGGCTTCATGGGGCAGACGCACGCGCGGGCGGTCGGCACCGTGCCCGGTGCTCGTCTCGCCGCGACGTGCGACCACCAGGGCGAGCGCCGGCGCGGGTCGGGGAGCGTCGCGGGCAACCTGAACACCGGGGGCGCGTTCGACGCGGGCGAGGCCGTCGCGTTCGAGCGGCCCGACGACCTGTTCGCGTCCGGGCTGGTCGACGCCGCGGTAATCGCGACGCCCACCGACACGCACGTCGACCTGGCGACGCGGGCGCTGCGCGCCGGGCTGGACGTGCTGGTCGAGAAGCCCGTCGCGCTGCACGCCGAGCAGATCGCGGCGCTGATCGAAGAGCGTGACCGCGCGCGGCGCCTGGCCATCCCGGCCATGTGCATGCGATTCTGGCCCGGCTGGCCCCTGCTGCGCGAGGTCGTGCGCGACGGGCGGTTCGGCGCGCTGCGCGCGTTGCGCCTGGCGCGACTCGGAAGCCGCCCGGAATGGTCGGACTTTTACCGCGACGAATCCCGCTGCGGCGGGGCGATCTTCGACCTGCACGTGCACGACGCCGACTTCGTGCTGCACCTGCTCGGTCGCCCGCGCGAGGTCGTGTGCGTCGGCACGCACGACCACGTCGCCGCGATGTACCGCTACGACGACACGGCCATGGTGGTCCTCGCCGAGGGCGGGTGGATGCCCTCGTCCGGCCGCGGGTTCCGCATGCGGTACGGGGCGGAGTTCGAGCGCGCCACCATCGAGTTCGATCTCTCGCGAACGCCGACGGTGGCCGTCACGTCCGATGGCCAGACCACCAGCCCGGACCTCCCCGCGGGCTCCGGGTACGAACTGCAGATGGCCCACTTCGTGGCCTGCGTGCAGGCACGGCGCGAAGGGCGCCCCGTGCCCGAGCACCCGACCCTGGAAGACTCCGTCGCGGTCACCACGATGATCCACGCGAAGCGGGAAAGCCTGCGCCGCGGGGCGGGGTTTGCCCTCTAG
- a CDS encoding SUMF1/EgtB/PvdO family nonheme iron enzyme: MRQQQNRRVRDLFWEASPTGRGSRRGGRTGAGVTLVAASLFSVPGAAAPIHEPPAPQAPAQSENTPRPSPFFEPVPAAAFRIEMVPIPASADGTVKAFWMSRTEVGWEAFDVYVYRLDEEAGLGTVDAVTRPSKPYLPPDRGFGHEGYAAISMSYKNASEFCVWLSKKTGKSYRLPTEAEWEHACRAGVVESGPPDPTTLGEHAWFAANSDGTPHPRSGKKPNAWGLLDMQGNVAEWVVGRDGQPVTKGGSYRDEAPALAPSARQTQQPSWNASDPQIPKSAWWLSDGPFVGFRIVCDMPAASPPNDNPEVPGLPPKPGLPPKPGLPPKPGLPAKPALPAKPALPAKPALPAKPALPAKPALPAKPSVPVKPGAERP; the protein is encoded by the coding sequence GTGAGGCAGCAGCAGAACCGACGGGTACGCGACCTGTTCTGGGAAGCGAGCCCAACCGGGCGTGGGAGTAGGCGAGGCGGGCGGACGGGCGCCGGGGTGACGCTCGTCGCCGCCTCGCTTTTCTCTGTCCCCGGCGCGGCCGCACCGATCCACGAGCCTCCCGCCCCGCAGGCGCCCGCCCAGTCCGAGAACACCCCGCGGCCGTCGCCCTTTTTCGAGCCCGTCCCGGCGGCGGCGTTCCGCATCGAGATGGTCCCGATCCCGGCGTCGGCCGACGGCACGGTCAAGGCCTTCTGGATGAGCCGCACCGAGGTCGGCTGGGAAGCCTTCGACGTGTACGTGTACCGCCTCGACGAAGAGGCCGGGCTGGGCACGGTCGACGCGGTCACGCGCCCGAGCAAGCCGTACCTGCCGCCGGATCGGGGTTTCGGGCACGAGGGCTACGCCGCGATCAGCATGTCGTACAAGAACGCGAGCGAGTTCTGCGTGTGGCTGTCGAAGAAGACCGGCAAGTCGTACCGGCTGCCCACGGAAGCCGAGTGGGAGCACGCCTGCCGCGCGGGCGTTGTCGAGTCGGGCCCTCCCGATCCGACGACACTGGGCGAGCACGCGTGGTTCGCGGCGAACTCTGACGGCACGCCCCACCCGCGCTCGGGCAAGAAGCCCAACGCCTGGGGGCTGCTCGACATGCAGGGCAACGTTGCGGAGTGGGTCGTCGGGCGCGACGGCCAGCCCGTGACCAAGGGCGGGTCGTACCGCGACGAGGCGCCGGCGCTCGCGCCCTCGGCCCGCCAGACGCAGCAGCCCTCCTGGAACGCCTCGGACCCGCAGATCCCCAAGAGCGCGTGGTGGCTTTCGGACGGGCCGTTCGTCGGGTTCCGGATCGTCTGCGACATGCCCGCGGCCTCGCCGCCCAACGACAACCCCGAGGTTCCCGGCCTTCCCCCGAAGCCCGGCCTTCCCCCGAAGCCCGGCCTTCCCCCGAAGCCCGGCCTGCCCGCGAAGCCCGCCCTGCCCGCGAAGCCCGCCCTGCCCGCGAAGCCCGCCCTGCCCGCGAAGCCCGCCCTGCCCGCGAAGCCCGCCCTGCCTGCGAAGCCGTCCGTGCCTGTGAAGCCCGGGGCGGAACGCCCGTAG
- a CDS encoding Gfo/Idh/MocA family oxidoreductase, translating into MRHHEAQSNGTGREAGWSRRDVMKIAGAVALSPALLHASPTPARAKLKIGLVGCGGRGTGAAVQALRADSDSVLHAVGDIFPDRIASCLGGIGSSVPAERLDVPDARRFVGFDAYQKVIDSGVDVVLLCTHPVFRPAHLAAAVKAGKHVFAEKPMAVDSPGVRSVLESAAEAKRRGLSLVVGFCWRYNDGMRATFEQINAGALGDLVSVQTTYHTGTLSKNPRKPEWSDLEFQFRNWWHFTWISGDHIVEQACHSIDRLAWATGDRWPQRVICLGGRAARSGPEHGNVFDHFSATYEYEGGMRTHHDCRQIDRCPSDNTDYVWGTKGMAVVNGWAPTYHLTDRAGGTIWKYAGPTDRDMYQVEHNELFASIRAGTPINDAERSAYSTLMSIMARMSAYTGQTVSWQQALESKEDLTPRELVWGDWPTPEVPVPGRTRLV; encoded by the coding sequence ATGCGGCACCACGAAGCACAGTCGAACGGCACGGGGCGCGAGGCCGGATGGTCACGCCGCGACGTCATGAAGATCGCCGGCGCGGTGGCGCTCTCGCCCGCGCTGCTGCACGCCTCGCCCACGCCCGCCCGCGCGAAGCTCAAGATCGGCCTGGTCGGCTGCGGGGGGCGCGGCACGGGCGCCGCGGTGCAGGCCCTGCGCGCCGACAGCGACAGCGTGCTCCACGCCGTGGGCGACATCTTTCCGGATCGCATCGCCTCGTGCCTGGGCGGCATCGGCTCGAGCGTGCCGGCGGAGCGCCTCGACGTGCCCGACGCACGCCGGTTTGTCGGCTTCGACGCCTACCAGAAGGTCATCGACTCGGGTGTCGACGTCGTGCTGCTGTGCACGCACCCGGTGTTCCGCCCCGCGCACCTCGCCGCGGCGGTGAAGGCCGGAAAGCACGTCTTCGCCGAGAAGCCCATGGCCGTCGATTCGCCCGGCGTGCGATCGGTGCTCGAGAGCGCCGCGGAAGCGAAGCGCCGGGGGCTGTCGCTGGTCGTGGGGTTCTGCTGGCGGTACAACGACGGCATGCGCGCGACGTTCGAGCAGATCAACGCCGGCGCCCTGGGCGACCTCGTCAGCGTGCAGACCACGTATCACACCGGCACGCTCTCCAAGAACCCACGCAAGCCCGAGTGGAGCGACCTGGAGTTCCAGTTCCGCAACTGGTGGCACTTCACGTGGATCAGCGGCGACCACATCGTCGAGCAGGCGTGCCACAGCATCGACCGCCTCGCCTGGGCCACCGGCGACCGCTGGCCCCAGCGCGTGATCTGCCTGGGCGGGCGCGCCGCCCGCAGCGGCCCGGAGCACGGCAACGTCTTCGACCACTTCTCCGCGACCTACGAGTACGAGGGCGGCATGCGCACGCACCACGACTGCCGCCAGATCGACCGCTGCCCGTCCGACAACACCGACTACGTCTGGGGCACCAAGGGCATGGCGGTCGTCAACGGCTGGGCGCCGACGTACCACCTCACCGACCGCGCGGGCGGCACGATCTGGAAGTACGCCGGGCCCACCGACCGCGACATGTACCAGGTTGAGCACAACGAACTCTTCGCGTCGATCCGCGCCGGCACGCCCATCAACGACGCCGAACGCTCGGCCTACTCGACGCTCATGTCGATCATGGCGCGGATGAGCGCCTACACCGGGCAGACGGTGTCGTGGCAGCAGGCGCTGGAATCCAAGGAAGACCTCACGCCGCGGGAACTCGTGTGGGGCGACTGGCCCACGCCCGAGGTGCCCGTCCCGGGCCGGACGCGTCTGGTGTAG
- a CDS encoding alpha-L-fucosidase, producing the protein MKSAEVVRACVVAGLLSVLAAPPEPARAQASPPAESPAARDARMEWWREARFGMFIHWGLYAIPAGQWGGTRAGGTGEWILTNAKIPVEAYEPLRDRFNPVLFDADAWVRAAKRAGMKYIVITTKHHDGFALFDSAGTDWDIGATPFKRDVLKELAAACEREGVRLGFYYSIMDWHHPDYLPRRGWESRSADGADLDRYVGYMKGQLRELLTNYGQVGVLWFDGEWESTWTSERGKDLDAFVRSLQPSILVNNRVDKGRNDMAGLNRAGEWAGDFGTPEQEVPRTGLPGVDWESCMTMNDTWGYRSDDQNWKSSAELIRTLVDVASKGGNYLLNVGPTADGLIPEASLSRMADIARWMDVHAESIYATSAGPFKKLSWGRCTAKPGVLYLHVFDWPEGGLLRVPGLSNAPAGDATLLGSEAALPVRRVDDDLVIELPATPPDAPAPMPVRVVRLPIAGEPEVTVVLPRADAEGVIDLRPEDADITGSHLRYESKYGGSLGFWTNPEDAASWTFDAQPGQYWVSIEVSCTPEFAGSEFVVELGGTSFTGVVPSTGAWGTFTVVRTESILLEDGGPTTITVRPGGEFRGALMNLRAVRLTWAPGEVHEPFPVR; encoded by the coding sequence ATGAAGTCAGCCGAAGTCGTGCGTGCGTGCGTCGTCGCGGGCCTGCTGAGCGTGCTGGCCGCGCCCCCGGAGCCGGCGCGGGCGCAGGCGTCCCCGCCCGCCGAGTCCCCCGCCGCACGCGATGCGCGGATGGAATGGTGGCGCGAGGCGCGCTTCGGCATGTTCATCCACTGGGGGCTGTACGCGATCCCCGCCGGGCAGTGGGGGGGCACGCGCGCCGGCGGCACGGGCGAGTGGATCCTCACCAACGCGAAGATCCCCGTCGAGGCCTACGAGCCCCTGCGCGACCGCTTCAACCCGGTGCTCTTCGACGCCGACGCCTGGGTGCGTGCGGCCAAGCGCGCGGGGATGAAGTACATCGTCATCACCACCAAGCACCACGACGGGTTCGCGCTCTTCGACAGCGCGGGCACCGACTGGGACATCGGCGCGACGCCCTTCAAGCGCGACGTGCTCAAGGAACTCGCCGCCGCGTGCGAACGCGAGGGCGTGCGCCTCGGGTTCTACTACTCGATCATGGACTGGCATCACCCGGACTACCTCCCCCGGCGCGGGTGGGAGTCCCGCTCGGCCGACGGCGCCGACCTCGACCGCTACGTCGGCTACATGAAGGGCCAGCTCCGCGAACTGCTGACGAACTACGGGCAGGTCGGCGTGCTCTGGTTCGACGGCGAGTGGGAGAGCACCTGGACCAGCGAGCGCGGCAAGGACCTCGACGCGTTCGTGCGATCGCTGCAGCCCTCGATACTCGTGAACAACCGCGTCGACAAGGGTCGCAACGACATGGCCGGGCTCAACCGGGCCGGCGAGTGGGCGGGTGACTTCGGCACGCCCGAGCAGGAGGTGCCGCGGACAGGGCTCCCGGGCGTCGACTGGGAATCGTGCATGACGATGAACGACACGTGGGGGTACCGCAGCGACGACCAGAACTGGAAGTCGTCCGCCGAACTCATCCGCACGCTGGTCGACGTCGCGAGCAAGGGCGGGAACTACCTGCTGAACGTCGGGCCCACGGCCGACGGGCTCATCCCCGAGGCATCCCTCTCGCGCATGGCCGACATCGCGCGATGGATGGACGTGCACGCCGAGTCCATCTACGCCACGAGCGCGGGGCCGTTCAAGAAACTCTCGTGGGGACGCTGCACCGCCAAGCCCGGCGTGCTGTACCTGCACGTCTTCGACTGGCCCGAAGGCGGCCTGCTCCGCGTCCCCGGGCTCAGCAACGCGCCCGCGGGCGACGCGACGCTTCTTGGCAGCGAGGCCGCCCTCCCCGTGCGCCGGGTGGATGACGACCTCGTGATCGAACTGCCCGCGACGCCCCCCGACGCGCCGGCGCCGATGCCCGTCCGCGTTGTGCGCCTGCCCATCGCGGGCGAGCCCGAGGTGACGGTCGTGCTGCCCCGGGCCGACGCCGAGGGCGTGATCGACCTGCGCCCCGAGGACGCCGACATCACCGGCTCGCACCTGCGCTACGAGAGCAAGTACGGCGGGTCGCTCGGCTTCTGGACGAACCCCGAGGACGCCGCGTCGTGGACGTTCGACGCCCAGCCCGGGCAGTACTGGGTCTCGATCGAAGTGTCGTGCACGCCCGAGTTCGCGGGCTCCGAGTTCGTCGTCGAGCTCGGGGGCACCTCGTTCACGGGCGTCGTGCCGAGCACCGGCGCGTGGGGCACGTTCACCGTCGTGCGCACCGAATCGATCCTGCTCGAGGACGGCGGCCCGACGACGATCACCGTCCGTCCGGGGGGCGAGTTCCGCGGCGCGCTGATGAACCTCCGCGCGGTGCGCCTGACGTGGGCGCCCGGCGAGGTGCACGAGCCGTTCCCGGTGCGCTGA
- a CDS encoding GNAT family protein, which yields MPRSTRPARDAAPTRPAPKGPAPAVRGLARAACVGELTFLRLPTGADRDEWVKLREISERHLLPWDPTPPGMDEPPPADILFGKLLSTCDTEHSRRYLICAKDSGGIVGQVSLNQVFRGPFQNAVAGYWIGAPFTRRGYMADALRTVLAHAFQDLRLHRVEANIIPQNVASIALVRAAGFRLEGLSLRYLRINGAWRDHERWAMTIEDWNALSAPGTARAPRRAPTSGAPRGGSSARRGTRPPDGR from the coding sequence ATGCCCCGTTCGACGCGCCCGGCTCGCGACGCCGCGCCCACGCGGCCGGCGCCCAAGGGGCCGGCCCCGGCGGTCCGTGGCCTCGCCCGTGCCGCGTGTGTCGGCGAACTCACGTTTCTCCGCCTGCCCACCGGCGCCGACCGAGACGAATGGGTCAAACTGCGCGAAATCAGCGAGCGGCACCTGCTGCCATGGGATCCGACGCCCCCGGGCATGGACGAGCCGCCCCCGGCCGACATTCTGTTCGGGAAACTGCTCTCCACGTGCGACACCGAGCACAGCCGGCGGTATCTCATCTGCGCGAAGGACAGCGGCGGCATCGTGGGGCAGGTGAGCCTGAACCAGGTCTTCCGGGGCCCGTTCCAGAACGCGGTCGCGGGGTACTGGATCGGCGCGCCGTTCACCCGGCGCGGGTACATGGCCGACGCGCTCCGGACGGTGCTGGCGCACGCGTTCCAGGACCTGCGCCTGCACCGCGTCGAGGCGAACATCATCCCGCAGAACGTCGCGTCGATCGCGCTGGTGCGGGCGGCGGGGTTCCGTCTCGAGGGGCTGTCGCTGCGGTACCTCCGCATCAACGGCGCGTGGCGCGACCACGAACGCTGGGCGATGACCATCGAGGACTGGAACGCGCTCAGCGCACCGGGAACGGCTCGTGCACCTCGCCGGGCGCCCACGTCAGGCGCACCGCGCGGAGGTTCATCAGCGCGCCGCGGAACTCGCCCCCCGGACGGACGGTGA
- the guaA gene encoding glutamine-hydrolyzing GMP synthase has translation MSSTPQPAVVHPPSPAPGLAARDDTREIVPVLDFGGQTAQLIARRVREAGVFSLLVRPDITPGELRALRPKGIILSGGPASVYDAGAPTCDAAIFDLGVPVLGVCYGLQLAAKAFGADVAASDRREFGRAHLSLGTRDPLFNGVPDRTTVWMSHGDQVRDDVGAFVVLASTPTCPLAAVRSAVGGRLFYGVQFHPEVTHTPHGVDLLRNFLYEVCGCTGSWRMSDFAERAAAQVRSSVGDAHVICGLSGGVDSAVTAALLHKAIGDRLHCVFVDTGLLRKGERALVETTFRDHFRIDLRVADAGEAFLADLAGVTDPQEKRRRIGHRFIEVFKAQATRIPGATCLAQGTLYPDVIESGHGHAGTAAGIKLHHNVGGLPAELGFTLVEPLRELFKDEVRKLGSVLGLPDQLVWRHPFPGPGLAVRVLGEVTRERLEVLRPADEILLEEIVAADLYRKTSQVFAVLLPVQSVGVMGDGRTYENTIAVRAVETEDFMTADWSRIPYDVLARISSRIINEVRGVNRVVYDISSKPPATIEWE, from the coding sequence ATGAGCAGCACCCCACAGCCCGCAGTCGTTCATCCGCCCTCACCCGCCCCGGGCCTCGCCGCGCGCGATGACACGCGCGAGATCGTGCCCGTCCTGGACTTTGGCGGTCAGACGGCCCAACTGATCGCCCGGCGCGTGCGCGAGGCGGGCGTCTTCTCGCTGCTGGTACGCCCGGACATCACGCCCGGCGAACTGCGCGCGCTGCGTCCCAAGGGCATCATCCTGTCGGGCGGGCCCGCCAGCGTCTACGACGCGGGCGCCCCGACGTGCGACGCGGCGATCTTCGATCTCGGCGTGCCGGTGCTGGGCGTGTGCTACGGGCTGCAGTTGGCGGCCAAGGCCTTCGGCGCGGACGTTGCGGCGTCGGACCGGCGCGAGTTCGGGCGCGCCCACCTCTCGCTGGGCACGCGCGATCCGCTGTTCAACGGCGTGCCGGACCGCACGACGGTGTGGATGTCGCACGGCGACCAGGTGCGCGACGACGTCGGCGCGTTCGTGGTGCTTGCCTCGACGCCCACGTGCCCCCTCGCCGCGGTGCGGAGCGCCGTCGGCGGGCGCTTGTTCTATGGCGTGCAGTTCCACCCGGAGGTGACGCACACGCCGCACGGCGTGGACCTGCTGCGGAACTTTCTCTACGAGGTGTGCGGGTGCACGGGCAGTTGGCGGATGAGCGACTTCGCGGAGCGGGCCGCGGCGCAGGTCCGCTCGAGCGTGGGCGACGCGCACGTCATCTGCGGGCTGTCGGGGGGCGTGGACTCGGCGGTGACGGCGGCGCTGCTGCACAAGGCGATCGGCGATCGCCTGCACTGCGTGTTCGTGGACACGGGGCTGCTGCGCAAGGGCGAGCGGGCGCTGGTGGAGACCACGTTCCGCGATCACTTCCGGATCGATCTGCGGGTGGCCGACGCGGGCGAGGCGTTCCTGGCGGACCTCGCGGGGGTGACAGACCCGCAGGAGAAGCGCCGTCGGATCGGGCACCGGTTCATCGAGGTCTTCAAGGCGCAGGCGACGCGGATCCCCGGGGCCACGTGCCTCGCGCAGGGCACGCTCTACCCGGACGTCATCGAGAGCGGGCACGGGCACGCCGGCACGGCCGCGGGCATCAAGCTGCACCATAACGTCGGCGGGCTGCCGGCGGAGCTTGGGTTCACGCTCGTGGAGCCCCTGCGGGAACTCTTCAAGGACGAGGTGCGCAAGCTCGGCAGCGTGCTGGGCCTGCCGGATCAGCTCGTGTGGCGCCACCCGTTCCCCGGCCCGGGGCTCGCGGTGCGCGTGCTGGGCGAGGTGACGCGTGAACGCCTCGAGGTGCTTCGGCCGGCGGACGAGATTTTGCTGGAAGAGATCGTCGCGGCGGACCTGTACCGCAAGACGAGCCAGGTCTTCGCGGTGCTGCTGCCCGTGCAGAGCGTGGGCGTGATGGGCGACGGGCGCACGTACGAGAACACCATCGCGGTGCGGGCGGTGGAGACCGAGGACTTCATGACCGCCGACTGGTCGCGCATCCCGTACGACGTGCTGGCGAGGATCAGCAGCCGCATCATCAACGAGGTGCGCGGGGTGAACCGGGTGGTGTACGACATCAGCAGCAAGCCCCCCGCGACGATCGAGTGGGAGTGA
- a CDS encoding HEAT repeat domain-containing protein, with the protein MTIPRAVLLWVLVPGCAASVRPDFNSPDPAARNAAIIEAYAARDDKAIPDLVRMLDSDDPATRLLAIRTLESLTGTRLGYDPAAPSFEREPAVRAWAERVAGGRPDGMSAP; encoded by the coding sequence GTGACGATCCCGCGTGCCGTCCTTCTGTGGGTGCTGGTGCCCGGCTGCGCCGCGAGCGTGCGCCCCGACTTCAACTCGCCCGACCCGGCGGCCCGCAACGCCGCCATCATCGAGGCCTACGCCGCCCGCGACGACAAGGCCATCCCCGACCTGGTCCGCATGCTCGACAGCGACGACCCCGCCACCCGCCTCCTGGCCATCCGCACGCTCGAGTCGCTGACCGGGACGCGTCTCGGGTACGATCCCGCGGCCCCGTCATTCGAGCGCGAGCCCGCCGTCCGTGCGTGGGCCGAGCGCGTCGCGGGGGGACGCCCGGACGGGATGAGTGCACCGTGA
- a CDS encoding ATP-binding protein: protein MSERPDLRVEMVSNPRYLCALRELMISMSRQLDFTETQCSQIALAVDEAVTNIIRHGYAGRTDRPIVVAVMPFRDVARGEGVRIVIEDEARQVDPSTIRGRDLADIRPGGLGVHIIREVMDDVAYERRGAAGMRLTLVKIRQPSAPARAACP from the coding sequence GTGAGCGAACGCCCCGACCTGCGCGTAGAGATGGTGAGCAACCCCCGCTACCTGTGCGCACTGCGCGAACTCATGATCTCGATGTCGCGCCAGCTCGACTTCACCGAGACGCAGTGCTCGCAGATCGCCCTCGCGGTCGACGAGGCCGTCACGAACATCATCCGCCACGGGTACGCCGGGCGCACCGACCGCCCGATCGTCGTCGCGGTGATGCCCTTCCGCGACGTCGCCCGGGGCGAGGGCGTGCGCATCGTCATCGAGGACGAGGCCCGGCAGGTCGACCCCAGCACCATCCGCGGGCGCGATCTCGCCGACATCCGCCCCGGCGGGCTGGGCGTGCACATCATCCGTGAAGTGATGGACGACGTCGCGTACGAGCGTCGAGGCGCCGCGGGGATGCGGCTGACCCTGGTGAAGATCCGTCAGCCGAGCGCACCGGCCCGCGCCGCCTGCCCGTGA
- a CDS encoding STAS domain-containing protein produces MSDRPTIAVSLSRHATGAVVVSAKGDIAYHEAPEYRTYLRQAFDQRPTRVVADLSGVPYMATPGLATLVEALQISKKSGTPLVLSGLTERVRAIFEIARLHTVFRIASDVDAALQG; encoded by the coding sequence ATGTCCGACCGACCGACCATCGCCGTCTCCCTCTCTCGCCACGCCACCGGCGCCGTGGTCGTGTCCGCCAAAGGCGACATCGCCTACCACGAAGCGCCCGAGTACCGCACCTACCTGCGCCAGGCCTTCGACCAGCGGCCCACCCGCGTCGTCGCCGACCTCTCCGGCGTGCCCTACATGGCCACCCCCGGCCTCGCCACGCTCGTCGAGGCCCTCCAGATCTCCAAGAAGTCCGGCACGCCCCTCGTCCTGAGCGGGCTCACCGAGCGTGTCCGCGCGATCTTCGAGATCGCGCGCCTGCACACCGTCTTCCGTATCGCGTCCGACGTTGACGCCGCGCTCCAGGGGTGA
- a CDS encoding ABC transporter permease, whose protein sequence is MATPPPSPAPAPFWRKPFLAPLAFLGARVLTALDQIGACVFLLAEAMLWAVRSVTRRRVRIGRPAIITQMVRIGARSVFIVALVSSAVGLILAFQLSPPLDQFGQKELVANIIAVAVLRELGPLIGAIVLTGFAGASIAAEIGTMVVGEEVEALEAHALDPVRFLVVPRVIASVLSMTVLAVLASVVSILSALAISVAVLEIPATTFINNMLTQAKVVDFMTGTSKGAVFGLLIGVIACANGLRVTGGAAGVGRATTGTVVQCVVAIVIADLAFTAVFYALKLF, encoded by the coding sequence ATGGCGACGCCTCCGCCCAGCCCCGCGCCCGCGCCCTTCTGGCGAAAGCCGTTCCTCGCGCCCCTGGCCTTCCTGGGCGCCCGCGTCCTCACCGCGCTCGACCAGATCGGCGCGTGCGTCTTCCTGCTCGCCGAGGCCATGCTCTGGGCGGTGCGCTCCGTCACCCGCCGCCGCGTGCGCATCGGGCGTCCGGCGATCATCACGCAGATGGTGCGCATCGGCGCGAGGTCGGTCTTCATCGTCGCGCTCGTGTCGTCGGCGGTGGGGCTCATCCTCGCCTTCCAGCTCTCGCCTCCGCTCGACCAGTTCGGGCAGAAGGAACTGGTCGCGAACATCATCGCCGTCGCCGTGCTGCGCGAGCTGGGGCCCCTCATCGGCGCGATCGTGCTCACCGGGTTCGCGGGCGCCTCCATCGCCGCCGAGATCGGCACCATGGTCGTCGGCGAGGAAGTCGAAGCCCTAGAGGCCCACGCCCTCGACCCCGTGCGCTTCCTCGTGGTGCCCCGCGTCATCGCCTCTGTGCTCAGCATGACCGTCCTCGCGGTGCTGGCCAGCGTGGTCTCGATCCTCTCCGCCCTGGCGATCTCCGTCGCCGTCCTCGAGATCCCCGCCACCACCTTCATCAACAACATGCTCACCCAGGCCAAGGTCGTGGACTTCATGACCGGCACCAGCAAGGGCGCCGTCTTCGGGCTCCTCATCGGCGTCATCGCCTGCGCGAACGGCCTGCGGGTCACGGGCGGGGCCGCCGGCGTCGGGCGTGCCACCACGGGCACCGTCGTCCAGTGCGTCGTCGCGATCGTCATCGCCGACCTGGCGTTCACCGCGGTCTTCTACGCCCTGAAACTCTTCTGA